The following DNA comes from Lynx canadensis isolate LIC74 chromosome C2, mLynCan4.pri.v2, whole genome shotgun sequence.
ttcctgCAAGGATCACTGCCCTTAAGGTTTTCTGTATTagtttttgtgtttggttttagGTTACCTTTGCTTTATGTGTCATATTCTATTCAACTCCCCTTTTGCACTTCCGTTTCTACCACTGTACCTCTTCCTCAAATAATCTTGTGAGATGTCTGAACACATTATATAATACTGTCTCAAATTCATTTGTTTCATGaattgtcattcattcatttagcagaTTTCTGTGGTACCTATTTTATGTGCCAAGCAGTAATCTAGTTGCTGTGATAACTTGCCTAACACATTACAGGGGAAGATAGGCCATGAACagatttataaataagaaaatttcagAACATGATAAGTattaggataaaaataaaataaaatagataactGCAAGTATGCCTGGGGGAAGAGGAAAGCAACATTAGAGTCATTAGGATAGGCCTCTCTGAGAGCTTGAAACCTGAATGAAGAAAAGGGGACAGCCGTGCAAAAAGGCCAAGCAAGAAGCATTCCAAGCAGAGAAAAAAGCAGTGCAAATActatgaaatctgaataaacttgATATGTTTGCAGACAGAAATAAAGTCAATATTTTGGGAGGAGAGTGAGCAAAAAAGGGCCAGTGCAGAAGAAAAGGTTGTAGAATAGGTGGGGTGAACTCATGAGAGCCCATGTAGGTCATGTTAAGACATTTAGATGtagtataaaatgctttttttatctttaatatatcTGTCTTAGCTTCTCAGAAAAAGTATAAACTTCTTGGGGGCATGTTAATACTCAGTGTTTTTATCCTCCAAGGTACTACTACCCTTTTTAGATATATGTATCAAAATAGAACATGGGGTAGAACTTAGAAGATTGGATTATGATCCCAGCTCTCTGTGAACTAGCTGTAGGTCATGTcatttcaatgtttctttatatGATCATTGAGGAGATTAGATAGCTGTGTTCTAGTGCTAAAATTTGATGTCTTCATAAACATATGTGAAAGAACATTGAAGACCTTTAAGTGCTATATGAATGTAAGATGTATATTATGAACACAGTAGGGTTATGGATAAATCAAGGCAAATTTATTACCCTAGAAGTCCCAAATTGTGCCACAGAAATAGCTGCTACTCTTCACATGCTCTGGCATCCTTCTCCTCTAAAGCCCTCCACTATTTATATACTTCATTCAGATTAACTATCATCACCTAGAACCATTCTGTCTTTTTCCCCACCATTCTGTCTTATATCACGTCTtctcttgccatttctttttgataaaataaGCCTTTTATCTTCCCaaaactattttgtttatttctttcctcttggaTTATATCATGCATCTCAAATAGCCTCACACACAAtcatgtctctgttttctcaaacACTCTACATAAATCATCTaaggatatttattttgtgactttcAGAAAAACTGTCTTCTCAGATTACTCTCCTGGAGGCTCAGAATAGAAgtggagaggcagatagagaagTCAGTGAGGTAAGTGATATGTTCTTAAAATAACCAGAATGTGAACTAGATCAAGAGAAGTTAGCTTCAAACCTAAACATTTCAGCAACTTTCTAATGTTGACAGAGAATTACATTATCTAGAAATGAGATCTATTTAAGAAAGTTATAATGGTTATTATTTCCCATTTGGTCtcatttatatcaaaatattggattttttttttttatttgtcctgaACCAGAATACAAGTATAGTAGCCATTTGTTTGGGATTTGATAATTCATTTCTCATACTGGGTTATTATTTATCTCAACTTCTTTGCCCATCTCGGAAAAGTTTCTCAGGAGATTAGATAAAATCTCTAGTTCCCCTCCACTAAATTGGCATAGTTTCATTTAGGATTATattaaaaagagtatttttgaaGAATGGTGCTTTTTATAACCTGAAAATTACTATAAGAATGTGTGATTCCtaaatattctgttgttttaagaagTCAGTGATAGAGTCATAAGTGGCCTTGAAGAATAATGTAACTTCTTAACAGAAGTGTCTGCTTAATTATATtagagttcttcagagaaacaaaatagggagtgtgtatatatgtagagagagagatttattttaagggaatTAGTTCATGCAATTGTGGGAGCTAGCAAATCCAAAATCTAGAGGGTAGGCCAGCAGGCTAGAGACTGAGGGAAGAATTACAGTTCGAGTCTAAAGGCAGTCAGGTGGCAGAATTCCCTCTGTTTGGAGgtggtcagtcttttttttttttttttggttaaggcctcaactgattagatgaggcccacttACATTGTGGAGGGTAATCAAAgcctactgatttaaatgtttatttcacctaaaaaataccttcacagacaCATGTAGAATAattctagaataatgtttgaccacgTATCTGGGTACTATGCTTTAGCAAAGTTGacaataaaattaaccattatacttatatttagtatttttttatggGACTGCTGATGTGCTGTTCACAAACTTggcaaaaagaaactaaaatttgaaagatataGCATTATATGGATATTGGCAGAGTAAAAATGAGTCGTGTTTGGCCAAGCAGGTGCTTAATGTTTTAAGATGCTTAGCAGTAGTATCTAGTGAAAACAAGATAACTTAGATCAAAAAAGAGGAACAGGTAAGAAAGATGgtaatttcttaagaaaaagaaaaacaggggctcctgggtggcacagtcagttaaacgtctgacttcagctcgggtcatgatctcacggtccgtgagtttgtgccccacgttgggctctgtgctgacacctcagagcctggagcctgctttggattctgtgtctccctctctctctgcccctccctgctcatgctctctctctctctgtctcaaaaataaataaaaacattaaaaaaaaaaaaaaaagaaaaagaaaaacagtaccagaagggagaacagaaaaacagagaacaagggaaaagaaaggggaaaaacacacacacacacacacaaagaaattgCAAAAGGAAGGGTGCCTAAGATAATCCTTTGGGGTAAGAGAAAGTGAGTAGAAAAGGTGCATAGAAAGTGTAAGCTCAGCTGAAAGGGAAAGGCTAGTATTAGCAGAAAAAGTAATGAGAGTggctggaaaaaaacaaagttctctGGTATAACATTGGGTATATATCTTAGGGATAACATTGATTTTTCACCTGAGCCAAAAAATTGATTGAACTTAGCAGATCTCATGGAGAGCAGCAGAGGGTGTGaccaagggaaggaagagagtgaGTGAAGTGGCAtgatggagaagaggaaacaagTATACTTAGGgcgagagagagaacaaaaaaggAATTATATTGAGGTCTTCTGGCAGAAAGTGATGTCTTGACTATATCAGGTCTTTAGTGTATATAGGGATGGATAAATAAGCATGTGAcctgaagaaattataaaaggagCTTTTTCCATGTGCTTAAATACTCTGTCCAGTGTTAATCTCCAGAAATTTGATTATGAATAATGCAGACAGCAgagaattttaaatgattaaaaataatgcttatgaaaaattataacctttcttgaaataataattttaaagtgatgaatattttttcttattcaatgGCTGAGAATGTTACCAACATAGTAGCTAATATTCATTGgatacttactgtgtgccagcttttgctagtaaatggcagagctaagATGTGAACTCAGTTGGATTGCAGAGCTTGTACTCTTGGCCACTACATTATTTGACAATCCTATGGGGATTTTTCCCCTCCTAtcaaattggaattttttttggggggaaaaaatggtgCTGTTGGCATAGGTGGAGATTTCATTGTGTACACTGTCTCCAAACTCAATTTAGTAAAGTTCTAATGAAATTTACCAGGAGATTCACTGATTGTGTTTCCTAGGAAGACAATTATAGAAACAATGTATATGGATTAAGCAGCCTAACACAGCTATCTTTGTAATAATAATGGTTAATATTTTGTCAGACAATTCTGTAATTTCATACCCATCCCTCAGTAGAACTTCTTTTTGGTTATTTGATTATGGTAGTTTATCTCAACCTACTTGTTTAATAATCCACTTATCTGGTGGTAATGGCTATCTTATGTAATATTTCCCATTTCAACGGATAGTTTAGGAAAAAGGATCTCATAACTTCCTTTTTGGTGTACCAAACAAAATTTAATgcatttcctgcttttctttttatttttaagcaattctcaagagaaacaaataggaattttaatccaaagaaaaagtttcccaaataCGGGATATCCAGAAAAGGAGTTCCAGGCTACTATACAGGTCTTATGAATATGGCTTGACCTCAATATAGGATTGACAGGGTACTCTCACACAGAGGTCCAGTTTGGGAAAtaataactgattttaaaagtatttagcaGCTTTATGGAAGGAGGTTTGGACTAGAGATTTTCAGGTTTTGAAAAATGCCTAAAATATGAGTTTTTAGTTAGGCTCTTTCTTATAAGACATCTGATTgaggcttttcctttcttttttaaaaaataggtcaaCATGGTTGATATTACCGGACTCAGCAAGAGTAGCTCTTCTGCTGAGGAGAGTGGACAGGATGTCTTAGACAACACATTTTCTCAGAAACATAAAGAACTGTCCGTTTTATTGCTGGAAATGAAAGAAGCTCAAGAAGAGATTGCATTTCTTAAGCTGCAGCTCCAGGGGAAAAAGGCCGAGGGGGACGCTGAGGTCCCTgaccagaaagaaatgaagcagaCAGAAAGTGAAGGAATACTTACAGTTAGCATGAAAGTATTGCCTGAAGATACAGGGCAACATTTTCCCCCAATGCCACATGAAGGGAGCAGTCTTCCaacacttgaaaaagaaaagcagatgagTACTAAACATCAAAATAGAACATCTgaagaaatatctttaaatgaCACTGAAATGGAATTAAAATCAACCAAACAGGATGATGTTGATAAATCCCTTTCTGCTGTACCAGGAATTTGTCAGTGTCACCAGGATGAATTGGAAAGGCTAAAAAGGCAAATTTTGGAGCTCGAGATAAGCTCTCATAAAGCAGAGGAAATCTATGAGGAAAATTTAGATGAGAAAGCTAAAGAAATCAGCAACCTAACCCAGTTGGTTGATGAGTTTAGGAAAAATGCCGAAAATACCAACAGTGCATTCACTGCTTTGTCTGAAGAAAGAGACCAACTTCTCTCTCAAGTGAAGGAACTTAGTGTGGTAATGGAACTGAGGGCTCAGGTACAACAACTGGAAGTGAGCCTTGCAGAAGCAGAAAGGCAAAGAAGACTTGACTATGAAAGTCAAACGACTCATCACAACTTGCTTACTGAACAGATCCACAGTCTCAGCATAGAAGCCAAATCTAAAGATGTGAAGATTGAAGTTTTGCAGAATGAACTCGATGGTTTGCAGCTTCAGTTTTCTGAGCAGAGTGCACTGATAAAAAGCCTGCAAAGCCagctggagaagaaggaaaatgaagttcTTGAAGGTGCAGAATGTGTAAGGAATATGTCAAATAAGATGGAAGAACTTTCTCAGGCTCTTTCACAGAAGGAACTTGAAATAGCAAAAATGGATCAACtcttattagagaaaaaaagagatgtggaAACCCTCCGACAAACCATCATAGAGAAGGATCAGCAAGTGACGGAAATCAGCTTCAGTATGACTGAGAAAATGGTTCAGCTTAATGAGGAGAAGTTTTCTCTTGGGGTTGAAATTAAGACTCTTAAAGAACAGTTGAACTTATTATCCAGGGCTGAAGAGGCAAAAAAAGAGCAGATAGAAGAAGATAAAGAAGTTGTTTCTGGCCTTAAACAGAATTATGATGAGCTGAACCCAGCAGGGCTCCTAAGTAAAGAAGAACTTCAGCATGAATTAGACCttgtaaagaaagaaagtgaacagagaaagagaaagctccAGGCAGCTCTTATTAACAGAAAGGAACTTCTACAGAGAGTGAGTAGATTAGAAGAGGAATTGGCCAAAGTGAAAAATGAATCTACGAAAGAGATCCCACTCAATgagagtgagaagagagaaatggaagaagacaaagaaagcaaagaagactCAGAAAAATGTGTGACTGCTAAGtgccaagaaatagaaatttctttaaaacagatAATATCTGAGAAAGAGGTGGAGCTAGAGCATGTAAGGAAGGATTTAGAAGAGAAGGTAGCAGCTGAAGAAGAGTTACAGGCTGTGATCCAACAGATGAATCAGAACCTGCAAGAGAAGACCAACAAAATAGATTTGCTGCAAGCAGAAATCATTGAAAACCAAGCAGTTATCCAAAAGTTAACCACAGGTAACAAGGATGTAGGTGATGGAGACTCAGCAGCACCTGTAAAAGAAACAGTGGCCATCAGTCCACCTGGTGTGGGCAGTGGAGAACACTGGAAACCAGAGCTGGAAGAAAAGATGCTggaccttgaaaaagaaaaggagcaacTTCAAAAGAAACTACAGGAGGTGTTAACCTCTCGAAAGGCGATTCTACAGAAggcacaagaaaaagaaagacatcttaGAGAGGAACTAAAGCAACAGAAGGATGATTATAATCACTTACGAGATCAATTtgatgagcagaggaaggaaaatgaggacATCGGAGACCAACTAAGACAACTCCAGATTCAAGTAAAGGAGTCTGTAGACAGAAAACTCCTGAGCATCGACCAGCAGGATCCAGGACCTCCAAATCAAAGTTTAAAAGAACCTTTATTCAAAGCCACAGAGCAGCAACCTGCTCAATCTGTTTCAGAGTCTGACTTGCTTTCTCCTAGAGATGCAGATGCTCTGCAGAGCAGTACTTCTGTTGTCCAGATTAAGAACCAGCTGAAAGAGATAGAGGCCCAGAAAGAGGAGTTGGAATTGAAGATTAGTTCTGTGACAAGTGAGCTTACTAAAAAATCAGAAGAGGTATTTCAGTTACAAGAGCAGATAAATAAACAGGATTTGGAAATCCGGAGCCTGAAGACAGCATCCCATGAGGCTGAAACCCATGCAGAAAGCCTGAGGCAGAAGTTGGAAAGCAGTCAGCTAGAAATTGCTGGATTAGAACATTTAAGAGAATTACAGCCTGAACTAGATGAATTGCAGAAACTCCTaagcaaaaaggaagaagaagttAGATACCTTTCTGGACAGCTTAATGAGAAAGAAGAGGCGCTTATGAAAGTACAGACAGAGATAATGGAACAAGAGGATTTAATCAAGGCTCTCCATACACAGCTGGAAATGCAAGCCAAAGAACATGATGAGAAGATAAAGCAGTTGCAGGTGGAACTTTGTGAAATGAAGCAAAAACCAGAGGAGACTGGGGAAGAAAGTAAAGCAAAGCAACAAATACAGAGGAAACTGCAAGCTGCTCTTATTTCCCGAAAAGAagcactaaaagaaaacaaaagtctccAAGAGGAATTGTCTTTGGCCAGAGAAACCATTGAACATCTCACTAAGTCTCTGGCAGATGTGGAAAGCCAAGTTTCtgctcaaaataaagaaaaagatacattCTTAGGAAAGTTAGCTCTTcttcaggaagaaagagacaagctcattacagaaatggacagatcttTAATGGAAAATCAAAGTCTCAATGGCTCTTGTGAAAGTCTGAAATTAGCTCTGGAGGATCTTACTGAAGACAAGAAAAACTTAGTGAAGGAAATTGAATCTTTGAAATGTTCTAAGATTGCAGAAAGCGCTGAGTGGCAAGAGAAACACAAAGAGTTACAAAAGGAGTATGAAATCCTTCTGCAGTCATATGAGAATGTTAGTAATGAGGCAGAAAGGATTCAGCATGTTGTGGAAACTGTGAGGCAAGAGAAGCAAGAACTGTATGGCAAGTTGAGAAGCACAGAAGCAAACAAGAAAGAGGTAGAAAAGCAATTACAGGAAGCTGAACGGGAaatggaggaaatgaaagaaaagatgagaaagtttGCTAAATCTAAACAACAGAAAATCCTAGAATTGGAAGAAGAGAATGACCGGCTTAGAGCAGAGGTACATTCTGGAGGAGGTACATCGAATGATGATGTGGAAGCACTTCTTTCTTCCAATTCCAACTTGAAAGAAGAACTGGAAAGGGTCAAAACAGAGTATAAAACCCTTTCTAAGGAGTTTGAGGCTTTAATGACTGAGAAGGACTCTCTATGTGAAGAGGTTCGAGATTTAAAGCATCAGGTTGAAGGTACTGTATCCAAACAAGGTAGCCTGGAGGCCACTGAGAAACCTGATAACCAAAGGGATATCTTTGAAGGGACAACACAGTCtgtcccaggtgattctaatgaaCAAAGCTCTCTGAACATGAGCACAAGGCCTGAATATTCAGAATCCGTTCCATCTGAGAACAGTGCCAAGAAGCCTGATGAAAATGAGAATGTCAGTTCACATGATGAAATTAATAACTGCCTGCAGCAGATTGATCAGCTCAAAGAAAAAATTGCTGAAttagaggaagagaagcagaaagaaagagaatttaacCAGACTTTAGAAAATGAGAGAAGTACCTTACAGAGTCAAATATCAGCAAAGGATGATGAACTAAAAATACTTCAGgaagaaataaccaaaataaaccTATCAAATAAGCAAATGCAAGAAGAACTTGCCAGAGTTACCAAGCTAAAGGAgacagcagaagaagagaaagatgattTGGAAGAGAGGCTTATGAATCAATTAGCAGAACTTAATGGAAGCATTGGGAATTACTATCAGGATGTTACAGATGCCCAAATAAAAAATGAGCTACTGGAATCTGAAATGCAGAACCTTAAAAAGTGTGTGAGTGaattggaagaagaaaaacagcagtTAGTCAAGGAGAAAACTAAGGTGGAATCAGAAATACGAAAggaatatttggagaaaatacAAGGTGCTCAGAAGGAACCTGGCAATAAAAGCCATGCAAAGGAACTTCAAGagctgttaaaagaaaaacaacaagaagTAAAGCAGCTGCAGAAGGACTGCATCAGGTATCAAGAGAAAATTAGTGCTCTGGAGAGAACTGTAAAGGCCCTAGAGTTTGTTCAAACAGAGTCCCAAAAAGATTTGGAAATAACCAAAGAAAATCTGGCTCAAGCCAATGAACACCGCAAGAAGGCAGAAACAGAATTGGCTAGCTTCAAAGTAGTGCTAGATGACACTCAAAGTGAAGCAGCAAGGGTCCTAGCAGATAATCTCAAGTTGAAAAAGGAACTTCAGTCCAACAAAGAATCAGTTAAAagccaaatgaaacaaaaagatgaagaTCTGGAGCGGAGACTGGAGCAGGTAGAAGAGAAACACCTGAAAGAGAAGAAGAACATGCAAGAGAAACTGGATGCTTTGCGTAGAGAGAAAGTCCACTTGGAAGAGACATTTGGAGAGGTTCAGATTACTTTGAACAAGAAAGACAAGGAAGTTAAGCAACTTCAGGAAAACCTTGATAGTACTGTGGCCCAGCTTGCAGCTTTCACTAAGAGCATGTCTTCCCTCCAGGATGATCGGGACAGGGTGATAGATGAAGCCAAGAAGTGGGAGAGGAAATTCAGTGATGCTattcaaacaaaagaagaagaaattagacTCAAAGAGGAGAATTGCAGTGTTCTAAAGGATCAGCTTAGGCAGATGTCCATCCACATGGAAGAATTGAAGATCAACATTTCCAGGTAAATGGATAAGTTTTATGCTCTTCTAAATGTAACTGAAGGCAAAGAAAGTCACTATTTAAACTATTTCTATTGCCTTTGATATTACAGGACTCATTTTGGCTTAGACTTCTCTAGAAGCTATATTctccctcacttcttttttttttttttttcagtgatttttgaCTAGTATTAAGGTGAAATATCCATGTTTGCTTCTCTTCCCATCTTTCTATTGAGagatttctttgatttctccctTTTCGTTTTCATTTCCACTATCTTTGTCTGGGTTTTTACTGTGGTACTCCCAAATGACTGCTTTAGCTTCCTAAATgatctcctcttttctcttccctataTTTGACATTCATTCATACTGCATATACCTGTTAGAGTTCTTTTCCTCTAACACCAATTTTATATCACTTTTCAAGCTCAGGAACTAACACTTGGTACTCCTCCACTTTTAATAGGATTTTTCTGCTCTGAGACAGGTTTCCTCATGGTCTGTCACACCAAGATAATTCCTTTAAGAAGCTAGACATTAGCTTGTCTGgagcaaagtaaaacaaaatagaaaatattgctTTCTAGAGTGTGCAAAGTCATGCCACTAAAATCAGCAACAATATTTGGGAGTTTATGACTGAAATACCCTTAGGTACAATATACCTTTAATACAGAGCACTCAATAGAACTAATATCTCTTCATTAAAAGGATGAGCACCTTGAATCATAAATATTGATTCATTTGTAGGTCTGAGTACTTGTTGTATGTGTTCCTTAGGCATCAGGTAGTTTTTCCTTGAAATCTGTAATTAATgacctcctctctttttttccaggcTTGAACATGATAAGCAAATTTGGGAATCCAAGGCCCAGACAGAGGTCCAGCTTCAACAAAAGGTCTGTGATACTCTGCAAGGGGAAAACAAAGAACTTTTGTCCCAGCTAGAAGAGACTCGGCATCTGTACCACAGTTCTCAGAATGAATTAGCTAAGTTGGAATCAGAACTTAAGATTCTCAGAGACCAGTCGACTGATTTAAataattctttagaaaaatgtaaggaaaagaaagagagtttGGAAGGGATCATAAAGCAGCAAGAGGCTGACATCCAGAATTGTAAGTTCAGTTATGAACAGCTAGAGACTGATCTTCAGGCCTCCAGACAACTGACTAGTAGGCTGCATGAAGAAATAAGCATGAAGGAGCAGAAGATTATAAGCCTGCTTTCTGCCAAGGAACAGGCAATCCAAGTAGCTGTTGCTGAACTACATCAGCaacataataaagaaattaaagaattggAAAACCTGTTgtcccaggaggaagaggagaatatTGTCTTGGAAGAGGAGAACAAAAAAGCTGTTGACAAAACCAACCAGCTTATGGAAACACTGAAAACCATCAAGAAGGAAAACTTGCAGCAGAAGGCTCAGTTGAATTCCTTCGTTAAATCCATGTCTTCTCTCCAGGATGACCGAGACCGCATAGTAGGTGACTACCAACAGCTGGAAGAGCGACATCTCTCTGTCATCTTGGAAAAAGATCAACTCATCCAAGAAGCTGCTGCTGAGAATAACAAGCTTAAAGAAGAAATTCGATGCTTGAGAAGTCATATGGATGATCTCAATTCTGAGAATGCCAAATTAGATGCAGAACTGATCCAGTATAGAGAAGACCTGAACCAAGTGATATCAAGAAAGGACTGCCAGCAAAAACAACTACTTGAAGCCCAACTTCAGCAGAATAAGGAGCTAAAAAGTGAATGTGCTAA
Coding sequences within:
- the GOLGB1 gene encoding golgin subfamily B member 1 isoform X6, producing the protein MLSRLSGLANVVLHELSGDDTDQNMRASLDPALPQESDMEFNNRTQEDVLERLAYAEQLVVELKEIVRQKDIQLQQKDEVLQEERKAADNKIKKLKLHAKAKLTSLNKHIEEMKAQGGTVLPTEPQSEEQLSKHDKSSTEEEMEVEKIKHKLQEKEELISCLQAQLTQAQAEQTTQRSTEVEEFLIMKQQLQEKEELISTLRAQLSQTQAEQAAQLSSMQQVVREKDARFETQVRLHEDELLQLVTQADVETEMQQKLRVLQRKLEEHEEALLGRAQVVDLLQQELTAAEEKNQILSQQLQQMEAEHNTLRNTVETERQESKILMEKMQLEVTERKLSFHNLQEEMHHLLEQLEQAGQAQAELQSRYSALEQKHKAEMEEKISHISSLQKTEQELHSACNALKEENSKLLQDKSEQAVHSAQAIQQLEEQVKFLSRPTLQQHEAASQTSLPDVYTEDTQVVTEENIAFLQKKVVELENEKRALLLSSIELEELKAENEKLSSQITLLEAQNRSGEADREVSEVNMVDITGLSKSSSSAEESGQDVLDNTFSQKHKELSVLLLEMKEAQEEIAFLKLQLQGKKAEGDAEVPDQKEMKQTESEGILTVSMKVLPEDTGQHFPPMPHEGSSLPTLEKEKQMSTKHQNRTSEEISLNDTEMELKSTKQDDVDKSLSAVPGICQCHQDELERLKRQILELEISSHKAEEIYEENLDEKAKEISNLTQLVDEFRKNAENTNSAFTALSEERDQLLSQVKELSVVMELRAQVQQLEVSLAEAERQRRLDYESQTTHHNLLTEQIHSLSIEAKSKDVKIEVLQNELDGLQLQFSEQSALIKSLQSQLEKKENEVLEGAECVRNMSNKMEELSQALSQKELEIAKMDQLLLEKKRDVETLRQTIIEKDQQVTEISFSMTEKMVQLNEEKFSLGVEIKTLKEQLNLLSRAEEAKKEQIEEDKEVVSGLKQNYDELNPAGLLSKEELQHELDLVKKESEQRKRKLQAALINRKELLQRVSRLEEELAKVKNESTKEIPLNESEKREMEEDKESKEDSEKCVTAKCQEIEISLKQIISEKEVELEHVRKDLEEKVAAEEELQAVIQQMNQNLQEKTNKIDLLQAEIIENQAVIQKLTTGNKDVGDGDSAAPVKETVAISPPGVGSGEHWKPELEEKMLDLEKEKEQLQKKLQEVLTSRKAILQKAQEKERHLREELKQQKDDYNHLRDQFDEQRKENEDIGDQLRQLQIQVKESVDRKLLSIDQQDPGPPNQSLKEPLFKATEQQPAQSVSESDLLSPRDADALQSSTSVVQIKNQLKEIEAQKEELELKISSVTSELTKKSEEVFQLQEQINKQDLEIRSLKTASHEAETHAESLRQKLESSQLEIAGLEHLRELQPELDELQKLLSKKEEEVRYLSGQLNEKEEALMKVQTEIMEQEDLIKALHTQLEMQAKEHDEKIKQLQVELCEMKQKPEETGEESKAKQQIQRKLQAALISRKEALKENKSLQEELSLARETIEHLTKSLADVESQVSAQNKEKDTFLGKLALLQEERDKLITEMDRSLMENQSLNGSCESLKLALEDLTEDKKNLVKEIESLKCSKIAESAEWQEKHKELQKEYEILLQSYENVSNEAERIQHVVETVRQEKQELYGKLRSTEANKKEVEKQLQEAEREMEEMKEKMRKFAKSKQQKILELEEENDRLRAEVHSGGGTSNDDVEALLSSNSNLKEELERVKTEYKTLSKEFEALMTEKDSLCEEVRDLKHQVEGTVSKQGSLEATEKPDNQRDIFEGTTQSVPGDSNEQSSLNMSTRPEYSESVPSENSAKKPDENENVSSHDEINNCLQQIDQLKEKIAELEEEKQKEREFNQTLENERSTLQSQISAKDDELKILQEEITKINLSNKQMQEELARVTKLKETAEEEKDDLEERLMNQLAELNGSIGNYYQDVTDAQIKNELLESEMQNLKKCVSELEEEKQQLVKEKTKVESEIRKEYLEKIQGAQKEPGNKSHAKELQELLKEKQQEVKQLQKDCIRYQEKISALERTVKALEFVQTESQKDLEITKENLAQANEHRKKAETELASFKVVLDDTQSEAARVLADNLKLKKELQSNKESVKSQMKQKDEDLERRLEQVEEKHLKEKKNMQEKLDALRREKVHLEETFGEVQITLNKKDKEVKQLQENLDSTVAQLAAFTKSMSSLQDDRDRVIDEAKKWERKFSDAIQTKEEEIRLKEENCSVLKDQLRQMSIHMEELKINISRLEHDKQIWESKAQTEVQLQQKVCDTLQGENKELLSQLEETRHLYHSSQNELAKLESELKILRDQSTDLNNSLEKCKEKKESLEGIIKQQEADIQNCKFSYEQLETDLQASRQLTSRLHEEISMKEQKIISLLSAKEQAIQVAVAELHQQHNKEIKELENLLSQEEEENIVLEEENKKAVDKTNQLMETLKTIKKENLQQKAQLNSFVKSMSSLQDDRDRIVGDYQQLEERHLSVILEKDQLIQEAAAENNKLKEEIRCLRSHMDDLNSENAKLDAELIQYREDLNQVISRKDCQQKQLLEAQLQQNKELKSECAKLEGKLKESEEAKEDLRRSSLALEEEKQSLSREIESLNASISQLKKQLTALQEEGTLGIFQAQLKVKEEEVQKLSTTLSSSQKRITELEKELICVQKEAAKKVGEIEDKLKKELKHLHHDAGIMRNETETAEERVAELARDLVEMEQKLLMVTKENKDLTAQIQSFGRSMNSLQNSRDHANEELDELKRKYEASLEELAQLREEQGLLSRERDALVSKAALSANSTEDSSLPHLEKLNQQLLSKDEQLLHLSSQLEDSYSQVQSFSKAMASLQNERDHLLNELQKFRKLEEGKQRSVAQPVTSLAEVQSLKKAMSSLQNDRDRLGGEELLGNPGEENEGTVPYGYLR